Proteins encoded together in one Neobacillus sp. FSL H8-0543 window:
- a CDS encoding DUF2642 domain-containing protein: MKLKDKVGNYIKLEISGNKILSGILIDIGSDLWVIYNGNDFLYIPIIHIQNWKFLRLDEIDDIITLSDEQSPIFNHNEEISLRKTLTAAKGIFTEIYVTSKQSLHGYIISIMNNYFVFYSPIYKTMFISLNHLKWLIPYTNSQRPYGLSNANLPVNPSNITFARSFEVQIDKLIGDLIVFNIGENENVIGKVQGVKNNFVELITAKEDPVYLNLHHIKTVHMT; encoded by the coding sequence ATGAAGTTAAAAGACAAGGTCGGAAATTATATAAAACTCGAAATATCTGGAAATAAGATTTTAAGCGGAATCCTGATTGATATTGGCAGTGACCTCTGGGTTATATATAACGGAAATGATTTTTTATACATTCCAATTATCCATATACAAAACTGGAAGTTTTTAAGACTAGATGAAATTGATGATATTATTACATTATCTGACGAACAATCACCGATATTTAATCATAATGAAGAAATATCATTAAGAAAAACCCTTACCGCCGCAAAGGGAATATTTACTGAGATTTACGTAACTAGTAAACAATCATTACACGGTTATATAATAAGTATTATGAATAATTACTTTGTTTTTTACTCCCCCATTTATAAAACAATGTTTATTTCCCTTAACCACTTAAAATGGTTAATTCCATATACAAATAGCCAGCGTCCATATGGCTTAAGCAATGCAAATCTGCCTGTAAATCCATCAAATATTACTTTTGCCCGATCATTTGAGGTCCAAATTGACAAGCTTATTGGAGATTTAATCGTCTTTAATATCGGTGAAAATGAAAATGTAATCGGAAAGGTTCAAGGGGTAAAAAATAACTTCGTTGAATTAATAACAGCTAAAGAAGATCCTGTATATCTAAACCTCCATCACATCAAAACCGTTCATATGACCTAA
- a CDS encoding pentapeptide repeat-containing protein, whose product MSSTLKIQQPKIPQELTPVDFKMMDEPYFEMSIIQDCSIIGEDINRIRFDQVVFKNVVFMDVSFKNIELTDVIFERCDLSNTDFSGGSIHRVEFKESKILGLNLSDASLGNVLFENCNANLCSLGYAKLKQVKFISCSLRNVDFFESKFNKIMFVVCDLNEASFEGTPLKGVDLSSCTFNQLNVSIEDLAGCVVSEEQAIGFARLMGLKIKE is encoded by the coding sequence ATGTCAAGTACGTTAAAAATTCAACAACCTAAGATTCCACAAGAGTTAACACCTGTAGATTTTAAAATGATGGACGAGCCTTATTTTGAAATGTCCATCATTCAAGATTGTTCAATAATAGGTGAAGATATTAATAGAATACGCTTTGACCAAGTTGTCTTTAAGAATGTTGTGTTTATGGATGTTTCATTTAAAAATATAGAATTAACAGATGTTATCTTTGAACGCTGTGATCTGTCTAATACAGATTTTAGCGGCGGAAGCATTCATCGAGTTGAATTTAAAGAATCTAAAATACTCGGTCTTAATCTTTCAGATGCATCCCTTGGCAATGTTCTATTCGAAAATTGTAATGCTAATTTATGTTCTTTAGGCTATGCAAAATTAAAGCAAGTCAAGTTTATTTCCTGTTCACTTCGGAATGTTGATTTCTTTGAGTCAAAATTTAATAAAATCATGTTTGTTGTCTGCGATTTAAATGAAGCAAGCTTTGAAGGAACTCCGCTTAAGGGGGTCGATTTAAGTAGTTGCACATTTAACCAATTAAACGTATCGATAGAAGATTTAGCAGGATGCGTTGTATCAGAGGAACAGGCGATTGGATTTGCCCGATTAATGGGACTGAAAATTAAAGAATAA
- the splB gene encoding spore photoproduct lyase: MIKPFTPRLVYFEPKALEYPLGRELLEKFKKMDVEIRNTTSHNQIRDLPGDSDFQKYRVAKSTLVVGIRKTLKFDTSKPSAEYAIPFATGCMGHCHYCYLQTTMGTKPYIRTYVNVEEILDAADKYMEERAPEFTRFEAACTSDIVGIDHLTHTLKRAIEHFGQSEYGKLRFVTKFHHVDHLLDAKHNGKTRFRFSINADFIIKNFEPGTSPLAKRLEAAGKIARAGYPLGFIVAPIYLHEGWEDGYYHMFERLDAELPPEAKKDLTFEFIQHRFTKPAKRVIEKNYPMTKLELDEEKRRYKWGKYGIGKYIYQKEEEADIKEHLYGYMEKFFPDAKLEYFT, translated from the coding sequence ATGATTAAACCATTTACACCCAGACTCGTATATTTCGAACCTAAAGCACTTGAATATCCACTAGGAAGAGAGCTATTAGAAAAATTTAAAAAAATGGATGTTGAGATTCGAAATACTACCTCACATAATCAAATCAGGGATCTTCCTGGCGATAGTGATTTTCAAAAATACCGGGTGGCAAAGTCCACTCTAGTAGTAGGAATAAGAAAAACGCTAAAGTTTGATACCTCAAAGCCGTCAGCCGAATATGCTATTCCCTTCGCAACGGGCTGTATGGGTCACTGTCATTATTGTTATCTACAAACAACGATGGGGACAAAGCCGTATATCCGTACCTATGTAAATGTCGAAGAAATACTGGATGCTGCCGACAAATATATGGAGGAACGCGCACCTGAATTTACAAGGTTTGAAGCTGCCTGTACGTCTGATATTGTCGGGATTGATCACTTGACACATACATTAAAACGGGCGATAGAGCATTTTGGACAATCGGAATACGGGAAACTCCGATTTGTTACTAAATTTCATCATGTAGATCATCTGCTTGATGCAAAGCATAATGGAAAAACAAGATTTCGTTTCAGTATTAATGCCGATTTTATTATAAAAAACTTTGAACCTGGTACATCACCCTTAGCCAAACGATTAGAAGCGGCTGGAAAAATAGCCAGAGCAGGGTATCCGCTAGGATTTATCGTGGCACCGATTTATCTTCATGAAGGTTGGGAGGATGGATACTATCATATGTTTGAACGGCTCGATGCGGAATTACCGCCAGAAGCTAAAAAGGATTTAACCTTTGAGTTCATTCAACATCGTTTTACCAAACCGGCAAAAAGAGTAATTGAAAAAAACTATCCGATGACTAAATTGGAACTGGATGAAGAAAAAAGAAGATATAAATGGGGCAAATATGGGATTGGAAAATACATTTACCAAAAAGAAGAAGAAGCAGATATTAAAGAGCATCTTTACGGTTATATGGAAAAATTCTTCCCAGATGCCAAATTAGAATACTTCACTTAA
- a CDS encoding arsenic transporter has protein sequence MYHPSTVIITILAFLLTMVMIFIRPKNMNEAIPATIGAIIVFLSGSVSTLDLIDISSKVTGAAVTIIATIVMAIVLESFGFFRWTAALMLKLSKGSGIRLFWYTLLLCFLMTLFLNNDGSILITTPILILIFKNLGLKNRQKIPFLLSGALIATASSAPIGVSNIVNLIALKIIGMDLYLHTAMMFIPGTMGLLFLSILLFLIFKKEIPTQIRLHSYSIPLTKNNLFHPLQKKTEDFFEKQKKLMIKMLIFVFTVRVSLFIASFLDISVSLVAVIGSLVLLSWRWIHLKINPKDVLTKIPWHILIFAFCMYVIIIGLHNIGLTNLIVEHFKVIVNDSLFHASVTMGVITSFLSNIFNNHPALMVSTLALTEMGLDPILMKTVYLANIIGSDIGSLILPIGTLATLLWMDILRKNHIRITWLDYIKVTILVIPPTLIFTLLSLYLWLSLVFV, from the coding sequence ATGTATCATCCATCGACGGTGATCATTACTATATTAGCTTTTTTACTAACCATGGTGATGATTTTTATCCGGCCGAAAAATATGAATGAAGCAATCCCCGCCACCATAGGCGCAATCATTGTTTTTCTTAGCGGGAGCGTTTCAACCTTGGATTTAATTGATATCAGCTCTAAAGTTACTGGGGCAGCAGTTACCATCATTGCTACTATAGTAATGGCGATTGTTCTAGAAAGCTTTGGATTTTTTAGGTGGACTGCAGCGCTGATGCTTAAATTATCAAAAGGTTCAGGAATACGCTTATTCTGGTATACCTTATTACTTTGCTTTTTGATGACTTTATTTTTAAACAATGATGGTAGTATTCTGATTACCACACCAATTCTCATCTTAATTTTTAAAAATCTAGGGTTAAAGAATCGTCAAAAAATTCCTTTTTTATTAAGTGGCGCCTTAATTGCCACTGCATCCAGTGCACCAATCGGTGTTAGTAATATCGTAAACTTAATTGCTTTAAAAATTATCGGCATGGACCTTTATCTTCACACTGCAATGATGTTTATACCTGGAACGATGGGTTTATTATTTTTATCAATTTTATTATTTCTTATATTTAAAAAGGAAATCCCTACGCAAATTCGCCTCCATTCCTATTCTATCCCGTTAACAAAAAATAATCTTTTCCATCCATTGCAGAAAAAAACCGAGGATTTCTTTGAAAAACAAAAAAAGCTAATGATTAAAATGTTGATTTTTGTATTTACTGTTAGAGTTAGTCTTTTTATCGCATCATTTTTAGATATCTCAGTCTCATTAGTAGCAGTCATTGGCTCACTGGTTTTATTATCCTGGAGGTGGATACATTTAAAGATTAATCCAAAAGACGTCCTAACAAAAATTCCATGGCATATATTAATCTTTGCCTTTTGCATGTATGTAATTATAATCGGGTTGCATAATATTGGTCTAACAAATCTTATAGTCGAACATTTTAAAGTAATCGTAAATGATAGTTTATTCCATGCAAGTGTTACCATGGGAGTCATTACATCATTTTTGTCAAACATTTTTAATAATCATCCAGCATTAATGGTTTCAACATTAGCTCTGACAGAAATGGGTCTAGATCCTATTTTAATGAAAACAGTTTACTTAGCTAATATCATTGGGAGTGACATCGGCTCCTTAATCCTTCCGATTGGAACGCTCGCAACTTTGTTATGGATGGATATCCTTAGGAAAAACCACATTCGGATAACTTGGTTGGATTATATTAAAGTGACCATTCTTGTCATCCCGCCAACGCTGATATTTACCTTACTCAGCTTATATCTGTGGCTGTCACTCGTTTTTGTTTGA
- a CDS encoding EAL domain-containing protein gives MKYKLQEIVMMNNDLSDLTFAFDESAIIAITDHTGKIEFVNKKFCDLSRYTEEELIGQNHRILKSGYHSKEFYINMWRSIRSGKVWKGEVQNKAKDGRLYWVHTTIVPFLNEKGKPYRYISIRVDITEQKEVEAKLQEALKNDFIQTVKNLENGMFKLIKDVDGSYKYTIAEGKLMDQLGLDTEKLSHKTPFDVFSNDIATYKYRQYEKAFTGKRVNYEFELRGRLLYFDVSPIFSGEKVVELVGSVHDITEMRNTQKQLQENQILYQSLLKHSQDYVMTFDSKGKVVNINPKVEELLGQSLENIQNKSLENATLFENEFVHRHHFEKAIKGEVQTFEIQILHKNGKNLYLNVSYLPIIIEKQVKGVYSIGRDITEEKMKQELNAYLANHDELTKLANRRGFEKNLREALQFAEKNRQKLAVMYLDLDRFKRINDTLGHYIGDRLLEQVALRLNDGLAKGSSIARMGGDEFMVLCSELESEEGSVLYAQMLINRLTEPFFIEGFELYVTVSIGISLYPKDGENVVDLMKHADIALYRAKDQGRNTYQTFSSSMNSRNFQSFLLERDLRKALINQEFIVQFQPRVNGITGKIVGAEALIRWNHPVYGLISPDEFIPLAEETGLIISIGQWVKKSVCEQLVSWKEKGIPLIPISINISAQRFLQKDFTENVRKVLKEFELDGKLLEIEITENSLIKNEEFVIQTLNELKELGIKIYIDDFGTGYSSFSYLKAFQIDGIKIDQLFIRNISSESENAGITSAMVKLAHHLNIDVIAEGVETMEELLFLHEHDCTHVQGYLYSKPVGIEEFEAILQRGVLKPII, from the coding sequence ATGAAATATAAGCTACAAGAAATAGTAATGATGAATAATGATCTATCTGATTTAACCTTTGCATTTGATGAATCAGCGATTATTGCAATAACTGACCATACCGGAAAAATAGAATTTGTTAATAAAAAATTTTGTGATCTCTCTCGCTACACTGAAGAAGAGCTCATTGGCCAAAATCATCGAATTCTTAAATCTGGTTACCATTCTAAAGAATTCTATATAAATATGTGGAGGAGTATCCGTTCGGGAAAAGTATGGAAAGGCGAGGTACAGAATAAAGCAAAAGATGGAAGACTTTATTGGGTACATACAACAATTGTTCCTTTTCTGAATGAGAAAGGAAAACCATACCGTTATATTTCAATTCGTGTCGATATCACCGAACAGAAGGAAGTAGAGGCTAAATTACAAGAGGCCTTAAAAAATGACTTTATTCAAACGGTTAAGAATCTAGAAAACGGTATGTTTAAGCTTATTAAAGATGTTGATGGATCCTATAAATATACTATAGCTGAAGGTAAACTAATGGATCAGTTAGGTTTAGATACAGAAAAACTTAGCCATAAAACTCCTTTTGATGTATTTTCAAATGATATTGCAACTTACAAATATAGACAGTATGAAAAAGCATTTACTGGGAAAAGAGTAAATTATGAGTTTGAACTAAGAGGAAGACTGTTGTACTTTGATGTATCACCTATTTTCTCTGGCGAGAAAGTGGTTGAACTTGTAGGGTCTGTACATGATATTACAGAAATGCGAAATACGCAAAAACAGCTTCAAGAGAATCAAATCCTTTATCAATCTCTTTTGAAGCATAGCCAGGATTATGTTATGACCTTTGATTCAAAGGGAAAAGTAGTTAATATAAATCCTAAAGTAGAGGAACTATTAGGACAGTCTTTGGAAAACATTCAAAATAAATCTTTAGAAAACGCAACCCTATTCGAGAATGAATTTGTGCATCGCCATCATTTTGAAAAAGCAATTAAGGGAGAAGTTCAGACTTTCGAAATTCAAATCCTCCATAAAAATGGAAAAAATCTTTATTTAAATGTTAGCTATCTCCCGATTATTATTGAGAAGCAAGTTAAAGGCGTCTATTCAATAGGCAGAGATATTACTGAAGAAAAAATGAAGCAAGAACTAAATGCTTATTTAGCCAATCATGATGAATTGACAAAGCTTGCGAACAGAAGAGGATTTGAGAAAAACCTTCGTGAGGCACTGCAGTTTGCCGAGAAGAATAGGCAAAAACTTGCCGTTATGTATTTAGATTTAGATCGTTTTAAACGAATTAATGATACTTTAGGCCATTATATTGGTGATCGTTTACTAGAACAAGTGGCACTAAGATTAAACGATGGTCTTGCTAAAGGGAGCTCCATTGCTCGGATGGGTGGAGATGAGTTTATGGTTCTTTGCTCTGAATTAGAAAGTGAGGAAGGCTCTGTTTTATATGCCCAAATGCTGATTAACAGGCTGACGGAGCCATTTTTTATTGAGGGTTTCGAACTTTATGTCACTGTAAGTATTGGAATTAGCTTGTATCCAAAGGACGGGGAGAATGTAGTAGATTTAATGAAGCATGCTGATATTGCACTTTACAGGGCAAAGGATCAGGGACGCAACACATATCAAACCTTTTCTAGTTCGATGAATTCGAGGAACTTTCAATCTTTTTTGTTAGAAAGAGATTTACGAAAAGCACTAATTAATCAGGAATTTATTGTTCAATTTCAACCTCGGGTAAATGGAATTACTGGAAAAATTGTAGGTGCAGAGGCGCTCATCCGCTGGAACCATCCGGTATATGGTTTAATTTCACCCGATGAGTTTATTCCACTGGCCGAAGAAACAGGACTTATTATTTCCATTGGTCAATGGGTCAAAAAAAGTGTGTGTGAACAATTGGTGAGTTGGAAAGAAAAAGGTATACCATTGATCCCTATTAGTATAAACATAAGTGCTCAACGGTTTTTACAAAAGGACTTTACTGAAAACGTCAGAAAAGTCTTGAAAGAGTTTGAACTAGACGGGAAACTACTTGAAATCGAAATTACCGAGAATTCGTTGATAAAAAATGAAGAATTTGTCATACAAACTTTGAATGAGTTAAAAGAATTAGGCATTAAAATCTATATTGATGATTTCGGTACAGGTTATTCTTCATTCTCATACTTAAAGGCTTTTCAAATTGATGGGATAAAGATTGATCAGTTGTTTATTAGAAATATCTCCTCGGAATCAGAGAATGCAGGGATTACCTCGGCAATGGTAAAACTTGCTCATCACCTTAATATCGATGTCATTGCAGAGGGTGTTGAGACGATGGAAGAACTTTTATTTCTTCATGAACATGACTGTACACATGTTCAAGGATACCTTTATAGCAAGCCAGTAGGTATTGAAGAATTTGAAGCCATCTTGCAAAGAGGGGTATTAAAACCTATCATATGA
- a CDS encoding CotH kinase family protein, which produces MLKYEIFINPKSLKTLENDIWTEEHLPAVLKIGNNRYKIGLNFRGNVIRKKKKKSYHITFEKPYLVNGAHEIHLNAEFDDISLSRNKLSLDFFNQIGVISPHSKHILLYINGFAKGIYLELESFDQYLLKKRNLPEGAIIYATNYFANFSLLTPENDLKTSLDEGYTIKYGEQKDLQRLEEFIAMLNTLNKSQFEKEIEKYLDVDQYLTWLSGVVCTQNFDGFIHNYAIYLNGESKLFEMTPWDYDGTWGRDLRGRPLDHDFVPISGYNTLTGRILDCSLFKRKYKEIMSSILEDHFNLEILTPIIEQQIHRLRPFIETDPYIKIKEDKFVQEIDFICNFIKKRSSYLKEKIGILS; this is translated from the coding sequence ATGTTAAAATATGAAATTTTTATAAATCCTAAATCGCTAAAAACCTTAGAAAATGATATTTGGACAGAAGAGCATCTCCCTGCTGTTTTAAAAATCGGAAACAATCGATATAAAATTGGTTTAAATTTTAGGGGAAATGTTATTCGTAAAAAAAAGAAAAAATCCTATCATATTACTTTTGAGAAACCCTATTTAGTTAATGGAGCGCATGAAATTCATCTGAACGCTGAATTCGATGACATATCACTTAGTAGAAACAAGCTTTCACTTGATTTCTTTAATCAGATTGGAGTCATCTCCCCCCACTCCAAGCATATCCTCCTGTACATTAACGGATTTGCCAAAGGTATTTATTTAGAACTGGAATCTTTTGATCAGTACCTGCTAAAAAAAAGAAATCTTCCAGAGGGCGCCATCATTTATGCAACAAATTATTTTGCAAACTTCTCTTTACTGACTCCAGAAAACGATCTTAAAACAAGCCTAGATGAAGGATACACAATAAAATATGGTGAGCAAAAGGATCTTCAGCGCTTAGAAGAATTTATCGCAATGCTTAACACCCTAAACAAGTCCCAATTTGAAAAGGAGATTGAAAAATACCTGGATGTAGACCAATATTTAACATGGCTTTCAGGTGTAGTCTGCACACAGAACTTTGACGGTTTTATCCATAACTATGCGATTTACCTAAATGGGGAATCAAAACTTTTTGAAATGACACCTTGGGATTATGATGGAACCTGGGGAAGAGACCTCCGCGGTCGGCCGTTAGATCATGATTTTGTTCCAATAAGCGGTTATAATACGCTAACTGGAAGAATCCTTGACTGTTCTCTTTTTAAAAGAAAATACAAAGAAATAATGTCATCCATTCTTGAAGATCATTTCAATCTTGAAATACTTACACCTATTATTGAACAACAAATTCATAGATTAAGACCCTTTATCGAGACAGACCCCTATATAAAGATAAAAGAGGATAAATTTGTACAAGAAATTGATTTTATCTGCAATTTCATTAAAAAAAGGAGCTCCTATCTTAAAGAAAAAATAGGCATATTATCGTAA
- the uvsE gene encoding UV DNA damage repair endonuclease UvsE: protein MTIVRLGYVAMSMELKNASPSKTMTFSQFQKIDDRDAALRKLEKISLENLHNTLRLLKHNAASDIHFYRLTSRLIPLANHEELLDWDYMKPLKEMLVEIGNYAKKHKIRIDFHPDHFVLINSPKEHIFKNSIRTLKLHYLLLKGMGIDAAHRCVMHVGGNYDETEKSLERFVDNWMDVPRAIQKMIMLENDDTSFTLEETLYLCEKLDIPLVFDYHHHLAHHHNENWQDHWDRVLNTWRNSPLPIKMHISSPKSEKEFRHHSDYVDMSMFFDFLKEIKGSTPQIDCMIEAKMKDEALFKLMEEIKQRKDVEVIDGSSFHLI from the coding sequence ATGACGATTGTTCGGCTCGGTTATGTTGCCATGAGCATGGAGTTGAAAAATGCATCGCCATCTAAAACGATGACCTTTAGCCAATTTCAAAAAATTGACGACAGGGATGCAGCCCTTCGGAAATTAGAAAAAATATCGCTAGAGAACTTACATAATACCTTACGATTATTAAAGCATAATGCCGCATCTGATATTCATTTTTATCGATTAACTTCACGGCTTATTCCTCTAGCAAACCATGAAGAGCTACTTGACTGGGATTATATGAAGCCGTTAAAAGAAATGCTGGTTGAAATTGGAAACTATGCAAAAAAACATAAGATCAGAATAGATTTTCATCCAGATCACTTTGTCCTTATTAATTCCCCAAAAGAACATATTTTTAAAAATTCTATACGAACGTTAAAGTTGCATTATTTACTATTAAAAGGGATGGGAATTGACGCTGCTCATCGTTGCGTGATGCATGTTGGCGGCAATTATGATGAAACGGAAAAGTCACTCGAACGGTTTGTTGACAATTGGATGGACGTTCCGCGAGCGATTCAAAAAATGATCATGTTAGAAAATGATGATACTTCTTTCACTTTAGAAGAGACGCTCTATTTATGTGAAAAACTTGATATTCCTCTCGTGTTTGATTACCACCATCACCTGGCACACCATCATAACGAAAATTGGCAAGACCATTGGGATCGTGTTTTAAATACATGGAGGAATTCTCCGCTCCCAATAAAAATGCATATTTCGAGTCCAAAAAGCGAGAAAGAGTTTCGGCATCATTCAGATTACGTAGACATGTCAATGTTTTTCGACTTCCTTAAAGAAATCAAGGGAAGCACTCCGCAAATTGACTGTATGATTGAGGCGAAAATGAAAGACGAAGCACTTTTTAAATTGATGGAAGAGATTAAACAAAGAAAAGACGTGGAAGTAATTGATGGTTCCTCGTTTCATCTGATTTAA
- a CDS encoding VanZ family protein — MKKSLFISMILSIIGFLLLSPVFSQLLSYLHPLVLLVVFLCIVFIIFFLVLLIRKQSLTLPYSLFLILFVLYTIFLLVLLFIRPNDQSYNSLNLVPFSTISLYLSGKVNGLVSFYNLAANIGLFIPFGIYLQESRYSNWNLIIIPIGGISFIEVLQFITHRGSLDIDDLVLNTLGVFLGYLLYPLFNRVITIKY; from the coding sequence ATGAAAAAATCACTATTTATATCAATGATCCTATCTATTATTGGATTTCTACTTTTATCACCTGTATTTTCCCAGTTACTCTCCTATCTTCATCCGCTGGTCTTGCTAGTGGTGTTTTTATGTATAGTTTTCATTATTTTCTTTCTAGTCTTATTAATACGAAAGCAATCACTAACCCTACCCTATTCTTTATTTCTCATTCTATTCGTTTTATATACGATTTTCCTATTGGTATTGTTATTTATCCGTCCAAACGACCAAAGCTACAATTCTTTAAATCTTGTTCCTTTTTCTACTATTTCCCTTTATCTTTCTGGGAAGGTGAATGGTCTAGTCTCATTTTATAATCTCGCTGCTAATATTGGCTTATTTATCCCCTTTGGAATTTACCTCCAAGAAAGTAGATACTCCAACTGGAATTTGATTATTATTCCAATTGGAGGCATTTCATTCATCGAAGTACTTCAATTTATTACCCATCGGGGCAGCTTAGATATCGATGATCTTGTGTTAAATACACTGGGTGTTTTCCTTGGCTATTTACTTTATCCTCTATTCAATCGTGTGATTACAATTAAATATTAA
- the map gene encoding type I methionyl aminopeptidase, which produces MIAKTEADFNGLKEIGKIVASIRDELVRRTKPGVTTKELDEIAGELFEKAGAVSAPKGEYDFPGYTCISVNEEVAHGIPGKRVIQEGDLVNIDVSGSKNGYFADTGISIVVGEGEEILKKICEVAKEAFEAGLAKAKPGAKISGMGKVVHQIARKHGLTVIKNLTGHGIGRSIHESPDHVYNYNETYDYGLLRDGMVIAFEPFISTHDEEVFQTDDGWTYITEQSFVAQYEHTMILTKNGPIIITE; this is translated from the coding sequence ATGATAGCAAAGACAGAAGCGGATTTTAATGGGTTAAAGGAAATTGGTAAGATTGTGGCTTCCATTAGAGATGAGCTAGTACGAAGAACGAAACCGGGAGTTACAACGAAAGAACTTGATGAAATTGCGGGAGAGCTTTTCGAAAAGGCAGGAGCAGTTTCAGCACCAAAAGGAGAATACGATTTTCCTGGATATACTTGTATTAGTGTGAACGAAGAAGTGGCCCATGGTATTCCTGGGAAGCGAGTCATTCAAGAAGGAGACCTGGTGAACATAGATGTTTCTGGGTCCAAAAATGGTTACTTCGCGGATACAGGTATTTCAATTGTAGTCGGTGAAGGTGAAGAAATTCTAAAGAAAATTTGTGAAGTGGCGAAAGAGGCATTTGAAGCCGGTCTAGCAAAAGCAAAACCAGGTGCTAAAATCAGCGGGATGGGTAAAGTTGTCCATCAAATAGCACGAAAGCATGGGCTAACGGTTATAAAAAACCTTACAGGTCACGGCATCGGACGCTCCATTCATGAATCACCTGATCATGTTTATAATTATAATGAAACCTATGATTATGGATTGTTAAGAGATGGAATGGTCATTGCCTTTGAACCATTTATCTCGACACATGATGAAGAAGTATTTCAAACCGATGATGGTTGGACATATATTACTGAACAAAGCTTTGTAGCACAATACGAACACACAATGATACTTACCAAAAACGGACCAATAATTATTACAGAATAA
- a CDS encoding transcriptional regulator SplA domain-containing protein, translating into MELSNENQSYRPGDVVYVFYRNPHTQDVANVQSAAVVNNPENPNELALFLYETYYPLSNETAVYSTAAEAEQAYDYYFGNVSVSEGTLE; encoded by the coding sequence GTGGAACTAAGTAACGAAAACCAATCTTATCGTCCAGGTGATGTTGTCTATGTTTTCTACCGTAACCCGCATACACAGGACGTAGCAAATGTTCAATCAGCAGCAGTGGTAAATAATCCTGAAAATCCCAATGAATTAGCACTATTTTTGTATGAAACCTACTACCCATTATCGAATGAAACAGCCGTGTACTCAACAGCTGCAGAGGCAGAACAAGCTTATGACTATTACTTTGGTAATGTTTCTGTTTCTGAGGGGACGCTGGAATGA